In a single window of the Nicotiana tomentosiformis chromosome 10, ASM39032v3, whole genome shotgun sequence genome:
- the LOC138900593 gene encoding uncharacterized protein, with translation MTSSNSNKRNDIAWNYAIQGSSRSAIKCVFCEKTYNGGITRHKQHLIGGFKNVVQCPLCPPEVREEVKAFVDKKNVTRTQMNFEASVNLIDEDDEMDEDGEMRPPPQKTHKVSSNSSSGSSTTARTVTKGPLNLYFSAKQQEKGKGEEGLGLEAKKILRDRAVSAFAAWMYDAGLPFNCVNYKTFDKFIEAVGQYGPGMKPPSYHEVRVTHLKKEVKKIDQIIEEHKVEWNKFGCSIMMDKWTARNGKMIINVLVNSPRGSVFLESHDASNSSTDGSKMYSLFRKTIDKIGKENVVQIVTDNASENVSAGRMMEAMYPHIYWTPCAAHCINLMFGDIFKENPYASVFTKAVRVYSYISQRPLLLNLMRKFTNERNLVRPAKTRFATAFLTLHSFYLQKKKLRKLVLSNEWKDNRYAKEVAGKETAKVLISPSFWNDVVRTLKVGGPLIRVIRMVDGERKPPMGYLYKAMDRAKETIAASFEGDVRKYEKVFEIIDIRWENQLHRPLHAAGHLLNPGLFYKNTRDETLASEVWIGYHACLEKLVPNSATIDQIGEEFGRYSQAEGLFGLQAAIRARDIRSPVEWWKQFGHQTPNLQRFAIKVLSLTCSVSGCERNWSVFEHIHSKKRNRLELSRLNDLVYIKYNTLRRRYEARDTIDPILLDNIDEANEWLTGAPQNHEDEQVYEGDDLDWGTVSMAVGVEENIYGLRGSSSSYKGKGVASSSRSLIDENSEDEEDDSQYNANIHEVVEFENLEEE, from the exons ATGACGTCATCCAATAGTAATAAACGAAATGATATAGCTTGGAATTATGCTATACAAGGCTCATCAAGATCCGCAATTAAATGTGTGTTTTGTGAAAAAACATATAATGGTGGGATAACTCGTCACAAGCAACATTTGATAGGTGGATTTAAAAATGTAGTACAATGTCCCCTTTGTCCGCCCGAGGTTAGGGAGGAAGTAAAAGCGTTTGTTGATAAGAAAAATGTGACAAGAACTCAAATGAATTTTGAAGCATCGGTGAATCtaattgatgaagatgatgaaatggatgaAGATGGTGAAATGAGACCTCCCCCCCAAAAAACTCATAAGGTATCTTCAAATAGTTCTAGTGGGTCATCCACGACGGCACGTACAGTGACAAAAGGTCCTCTCAATCTTTATTTCTCGGCAAAACAACAAGAAAAGGGAAAAGGTGAAGAAGGTCTAGGTTTAGaagccaagaagattttgagagACCGCGCCGTAAGTGCCTTTGCAGCATGGATGTATGATGCAGGGCTTCCTTTCAACTGTGTTAACTACAAAACTTTTGATAAATTCATTGAAGCTGTAGGACAATATGGCCCAGGAATGAAGCCTCCTAGCTATCATGAAGTTAGAGTAACTCATCTTAAAAAAGAGGTGAAGAAGATAGACCAAATTATTGAGGAGCATAAAGTGGAATGGAACAAGTTTGGATGTtccattatgatggataaatggacAGCACGGAATGGAAAAATGATCATAAATGTGTTGGTGAACTCTCCAAGAGGGAGTGTTTTTCTTGAATCTCACGATGCTAGCAACTCTTCTACGGATGGAAGCAAAATGTACAGCTTGTTTAGAAAGACTATTGATAAAATTGGAAAGGAAAATGTTGTACAAATTGTTACAGATAATGCTAGTGAGAATGTTAGTGCGGGTAGGATGATGGAAGCTATGTATCCACACATTTATTGGACTCCATGTGCTGCCCATTGTATCAACTTGATGTTTGGTGACATATTCAAGGAAAACCCATATGCTTCAG TTTTCACTAAGGCCGTCAGGGTATATTCTTACATCAGTCAGAGGCCgttgttgttgaatttgatgaggaaattcacaaatgaaagaaatttggtgagaccgGCCAAAACTAGATTTGCAACGgctttcttaactttgcatagtTTTTACTTGCAAAAGAAAAAATTGAGAAAGCTAGTTCTTTCAAATGAATGGAAAGATAATAGATATGCAAAGGAAGTTGCGGGAAAAGAAACTGCCAAAGTTCTTATTTCTCCATCATTCTGGAATGACGTCGTTCGGACTCTTAAAGTTGGTGGTCCTTTGATTAGGGTAATACGTATGGTGGATGGGGAGAGAAAACCACCAATGGGCTATCTTTATAAGGCTATGGATAGAGCCAAAGAGACTATTGCAGCGTCATTTGAGGGAGATGTTAGAAAATATGAGAAAGTTTTTGAGATAATTGATATCAGGTGGGAGAATCAACTCCATCGACCTTTGCATGCAGCAGGCCATCTTCTGAACCCGGGATTATTTTACAAGAACACTAGAGATGAAACTTTGGCTTCAGAGGTGTGGATTGGATACCATGCATGTCTTGAGAAGTTGGTCCCTAATTCAGCGACGATAGATCAAATAGGGGAGGAGTTTGGTAGGTACTCACAAGCAGAGGGCCTATTTGGTTTACAAGCGGCCATTAGAGCCAGAGACATAAGGTCGCCAG ttGAATGGTGGAAGCAATTTGGACATCAAACTCCAAACTTGCAAAGGTTTGCCATCAAAGTACTAAGCCTAACTTGTAGTGTATCTGGATGCGAGAGAAATTGGAGCGTATTTGAGCAT ATTCACTCCAAGAAAAGGAATAGGCTTGAGCTATCGCGTCTCAATGATCTAGTGTATATTAAATACAATACATTGAGGCGACGTTATGAAGCTCGCGATACCATTGATCCAATTTTGTTGGACAACATTGACGAGGCAAATGAATGGTTAACTGGAGCCCCCCAAAATCATGAAGATGAACAAGTGTATGAAGGAGATGATCTTGATTGGGGTACTGTTTCTATGGCGGTTGGAGTTGAGGAGAATATCTATGGTCTTAGAGGGAGTTCTTCAAGTTACAAGGGAAAGGGAGTAGCAAGTTCAAGCCGGTCCCTAATTGATGAAAACTccgaggatgaagaagatgatAGCCAATATAATGCTAACATTCATGaagttgtagaatttgaaaatcttgaagaagaatag